The following are encoded in a window of Vicugna pacos chromosome 2, VicPac4, whole genome shotgun sequence genomic DNA:
- the LOC116285478 gene encoding small ribosomal subunit protein uS14-like, which yields MGHQQLYWSHPRKFGQCSRSCRVCSNRHGLIRKYGLSMCRQCFRQCAKDIGFIKLG from the coding sequence ATGGGTCACCAGCAGCTGTACTGGAGCCACCCTAGAAAATTCGGCCAGTGTTCTCGCTCTTGCCGCGTCTGCTCAAACCGGCACGGTCTGATCCGGAAATACGGCCTCAGTATGTGCCGCCAGTGTTTCCGCCAGTGCGCGAAGGATATCGGCTTCATCAAGTTGGGTTAA